Proteins encoded in a region of the Labeo rohita strain BAU-BD-2019 chromosome 22, IGBB_LRoh.1.0, whole genome shotgun sequence genome:
- the LOC127153394 gene encoding GTPase IMAP family member 7-like: MAGHQETQFRIVLLGKSGDGKSSTGNTLLGENVFITSNSANSDTSKCQTESGKDNKLIVTDTPGLFDTKRREEDVKKEILRCIIECAPGPHAFVIVLKLGRYTEQEQKIVEKILGLFGKEALKYSMAVFTRGDDLNENEHIEDFVKNNEDLKSFIGKCGGGCHVIDSKYWRNTQDEYRNNRVQVGKIISTIQTMVTNNGGYYTNEMLSKVQARIQEEEKLLKQQANTDLLATFLDVDRVNYIAVYGRVREL; encoded by the exons ATGGCAG GACACCAGGAGACACAGTTCAGGATTGTGCTTTTGGGGAAAAGTGGAGATGGAAAAAGCAGCACAGGAAACACATTACTTGgtgaaaatgttttcatcacCTCAAATTCAGCAAATTCAGATACCTCCAAATGTCAGACAGAAAGTGGCAAAGACAACAAACTCATTGTTACCGACACTCCTGGACTCTTTGACACCAAACGTAGAGAGGAAGAtgtgaaaaaagaaatattgaGATGTATCATTGAATGTGCTCCTGGACCCCACGCTTTCGTGATTGTTCTCAAACTTGGTCGTTACACAGAACAAGAGCAGAAGATAGTGGAGAAAATACTGGGTCTTTTTGGAAAAGAAGCTCTGAAGTACTCAATGGCCGTCTTTACTCGTGGCGATGATCTTAATGAGAATGAACACATTGAGgactttgttaaaaataatgaagaCCTGAAGAGTTTTATTGGTAAATGTGGAGGTGGCTGTCATGTTATTGATAGTAAATACTGGAGAAACACACAAGATGAGTACAGGAACAACAGGGTCCAGGTGGGGAAGATAATCAGCACTATACAGACAATGGTGACTAATAATGGAGGTTATTACACCAATGAGATGCTGAGTAAAGTACAGGCAAGGATACAGGAGGAAGAGAAGCTACTAAAACAACAGGCAAATACAG ATCTCCTTGCTACATTTCTGGATGTTGATCgtgttaattacattgctgtctatgggagggtcagagagctgtgA